The genomic segment TCCTGCAGAACGGATGCGTCGCCGGCCAGCAGGGCATAGGACACATAACGCAGAACGATCTCACCATCACGCAGGCAGGCAGCCATCTTGCGGTTGGTGTACACGCCACCGTTAGGAGCAGTCAGACCGCTGTTCTCGCAGCAGATACCAGCCACAGCGTCAGACACCATGCAGCTGGCGTTGGAGGTGATGGCGTTAACAGCGTCGAGTCGCTTGTTGCCATCAGAGATGAAAGCCTTCAGATCGGCGAGCTCAGAAGATCCGATGAAGCTGCCGCTGGAATCAGCTGAGACAGCTTTCCGAGAAAATGCGTCGAGCATAGGAAAACCAATGCGTATTAGGGGAGGAAGATGCAGTCGG from the Synechococcus sp. KORDI-100 genome contains:
- a CDS encoding bleomycin hydrolase, with the protein product MLDAFSRKAVSADSSGSFIGSSELADLKAFISDGNKRLDAVNAITSNASCMVSDAVAGICCENSGLTAPNGGVYTNRKMAACLRDGEIVLRYVSYALLAGDASVLQDRCLNGLRETYAALGVPTGSAARAVAIMKASATTMITNTNNTTEPKRKMAVTQGDCSALSAEASSYFDMVISAIS